TCTGCCGACATGATTTAATGCCTGTATTCCATCGCAATATCTCCCGCATCTTATCCGATGTAATTTTTGATATTGGGCAGGCAGCTATCCTCGTCAGTGTTAATTTCCGTTACGGCATTTCAGCCTGCCCTGTTTATTCAGGAGCACAACCATGCCTGTACACTGCCGTTTTACTGAATTATCTGTAACGTTCAACGACTCGCCATTATTTCAAAACATCAGCGGCACACTCACGCAGCAAAATCAGGGGCTGACCGGCATAAACGGCTGCGGCAAATCGGTGCTGATGTCTCTGCTGGCGCTGCGCCGTCGGCCCTCGGCCGGCACGATTGACTGGCTGACGCCGTTTTATTACGTCCGGCAGCTAACGCGTTTAGCCGGCCTGACCGTGGCGGATGCCATGGGGATTGCCGACGTTCGGGCCGCCTTCCTGAGAGTTGAAAACGGCAGCGCCGACGCCGACGATTACGATCTGCTTGCCGATAAATGGGATTATCCTTACCGCTGGCAGTCACTGCTGGACAGTGCCGCGCTGGGCCATGTTTCGCTGGAAAGCCCTTCTGCACGGCTAAGCGGCGGCGAACAAACCCGCCTGGCGCTGTGCCGGGCATTTTTACAACCGGGCTGTTTTTTACTGCTCGACGAACCGGAAAACCATCTCGACAGCGCAGGTCGGCGCTGGCTGATCGAACAACTACAGCGGCATCCAACGGGTTCACTGACGATCAGCCACGACCGGCGGCTGCTGAATGAAATGCAGCGCATCTGTGAGCTCAGCGCTGCCGGGCTGGTGGAGTATGGCGGCAATTACAGCAACTTCGCGCTGCAAAAAGAGCGCCAGCTCAATGCATTACGCAGTGAGGAAAAACAGCTGCAGTCCGGCCTGCGCAAAGAAAAGGATGAGCTCCAGCGCGCGCTGGAGAAAAAAGCCCAGCGCCGTCGTCAGGGCGATCGCATCCGCTCCTCGGGTTCACAGTCTTTACTGCTGCTGGATATGAAGAAAAACAAAGCGGAAAAGCAGCAGTCAAAACTCACCCAGCGCCACGAACGCGTAATGGACCGGCTGGAACAGCAGCGGCGTTCGGTGAACGATCGCATTGAGCGAGTGACGCCGCAAATGCTGGCATTTCCCTATCGCGATGAACAAAAGCGCGTTCGTGTTAACTGCCAGCGCCTGGTCCTGCCTTTTGGCTCGGCTCAACCGATTTCTCTAACCGTTTCGGGCGGCGAGCACTGGCATATCGCCGGACGTAACGGCAGTGGAAAATCGACTCTGCTTAAGGTGCTGGCCGGCCAGCTATCGGCGGCGTCGGGAAGTTACTCGCTGCATGGTCACTGGCGCTATCTGGACCAGCATCTGAACCTGCTTAATACTGCACTGCCGGTGGTTGATGCCTTATGTGAATTTGAGCCGCTAATCACCGCTGAAAGCTGGCGGACCCGTCTGGGTGCCCTGCGCATCAGGGGGGATAAAAGCCAGATCCCGCTCGGGCAGTTGAGCGGCGGTGAGCAGTTAAAAGTGATGCTGCTGGCGTTAACCTGTTCGTCCCCGCTGCCGGATATCCTGCTGCTTGATGAGCCGGACAATCATCTGGACCTTGATTCCCGGCAGTTGCTGGAGGGCGTATTGAAATCCTATCGGGGTGCACTGCTGTTGGTCAGCCATGACGAGGCGTTTGTGGAACACTGTGGTGTGACTCAGCGCGTGCAGTTATGACAGACCGTGATGTAGCGGCTCATATTATCAATGACGTCTTTCGCCAGCACGGCATGATCCATTTCCCAACGTGCCGGGCTGAACAGCTCGGCCGACCACACGCCGTCAAATCCGGTGGCCAGCACGGCATCGGTCCAGGCCTGAATATCGATATCACCCTCGCCCGGCATGTAAGCTCGCAGCACCGTTTCTTCCCACGCTTCGCCCGCTTGCGGTTTGCGCCCGTCGCAGAAGTGAACGCCAAAAATCAGCGCCGGGTCGAGCTGCCTGATATCCTCTGGCGTGGTAGCGCCTGTCGCAAACAGATGCCAGAAGTCGATGACCAGGCCGATATTGGGTTGACTGACACGACGGATCACTTCAAGTGCCTGATTCAGCGTATTGAACTTCGTGTGGGCGATCACTTCTATCTGATAACGCACGCCGTACTGCTGACCAATGCTGGCGATTTCGGCGATATTCTCCGTCATAATGTCCAGAATCTGTGCCTGCGGCAGGTGATCGATAGCGTGCTGGGCCAGTATCTGAATGGTCGGACATTCCAGATCGGCGGCGATCCGGGTCAGCTGCGTGGCTTCCGCCAGCAGCGTACGTCGTTCTTCTCTCTGATGTCGTTCAATATCAATCAGGGCATTGAGACAGGCGGTCTGCAGGCCGTAACCGTGAACGTGTTTTTTCAGTGCTGCGGTGGTTCCGCCGTTTTCCAAATAACGCAGCAGTTTATAGTGCAAAAACTCCAGCCCGTCATAGCCGGTTTCGGCGGCAATACGCGTTTCGGTGATCACATTGCAGTAATGTGTAGAAATACCGTGCAGGGCTTTGATCATGATCCCTCTCCATGTGAATGACACTGGCGATGACTTTGCATTGCTGTCTCCCCGATTATCAATATTTTGCTATTTTTGCATGACTAAACCGGGGGTGTATTCATCATTCTTGCTTTTAATTTTTATTTATCCCACTGATTTTTAAGCATTCTTATTTTAAGCAGCGGTGGGAATTCGCTATTCTTGTTAATCATCCGGCTGTTCTCATGTTAACCGATGCTGGCACCGAATATATCCGTCGCCGGCATCGGTAATCTGCCCTGTTAAACCAGGGTTAACACTTCCGCCACCGATTTACGCGGCTTCTGTGGCCAGTTGTTTTCCTGAGGATATCCGACGACAACCACCATCAGCGGCAGTTCTGTCGGCAGCAGCGCGAAGTCTTTTGCCACCTGTCCGGCATCAAAACCGATCATTGGGCACGATCCCAGCCCCATTCCCTCGGCGGCCAGCATCAATGTCATTGCCGCCAGCGAAGCAGAACGCACGGCCTCATCACGCTGCAGCACGGCGTCATTTTCATGGGATGCTGAGGCCTGTTTTACCCAGCCGTCCACCGTGCGCTGCTCCATGATCTGCGCATCAACGCTGGGCTGCAGCGCCGCCGCCAGCTGCTGATGTGCCGACAGCGTGCCGCAGATAATAAAGGCCACCGAAGCGTCGACAATCTTCTGCTGTCCCCAGGCGGAGTCTTTCAACTTATTTTTTCCCTCAGCCGATCGAACGGCAATAAACCGCCAGTTCTGCATGTTGAATGCCGTTGGCGCTTTGGTTGCCAGCTCAACCAGGCCGGTAATCGTTTCGTCATCAAGAGGCCGGTCAGCCTGAAAACGGTTGATAGAAACACGGGACTCGATAGCGTTTTGTACGGAAGAATTCATGTTATGACCTTATAAAATAGGTTGTTAAAGAACGTTATTTGCTACGGCGAACCGTTGTCCACTGTACGGCGAAGACGCTGGCGAGCACGACAAGCAGCCCGATAAAAGCGGTACCGGTCATTGACTGGGAAAGCACAATCCAGCCCAGCGCCACGGCGGCCAGCGGGCTGAGCAGGCCGAGCGACGCAACGGCCACGCCGGGAAGCCGGGTGATGCCGCGAAACCACAGGCCATAGGCCAACAGCGCACCGGCAAGGCTGAGATACGCATAGGCAAACCACTGCGGCGGGGTCAGCGCTGGCAGAGGCGCATCGGCCAGCCACGCGATGGGGGCCAGCATCAACCCACCGATTACCAGCTGCCAGCCGGTCAGCGACAGCACCGGCAAATCGAGCTGCCAGCGGCGGGTCAGCCAGACGCCGGTTGCCATACAGGCCGCACCCAGCAGGGCCGCAATCACGCCCGTCGGTTCAAAAACGGTTTGCGGTGACAGCAGCAATACCGCCATCCCGATCACTCCGGCCACCGCCGACCAAAGCGTAATCTGTGCGGGCGCCCGCCGGTCAACCGCCCATGCCAGCACCATGACCAGCAGCGGCTGAATGGCACCCAGCACGGCGGCCAGTCCGCCCGGCAGGCGATAGGCCGCAACGAATAACAGCGCCTGAAAAACCCCGATATTCAGCGCACTCAGCACCACTAAACGCCACCAGTCGCGCCGCAGCGGAATGCGTCGGGTAAACAGCAGCAGCAGTAAACCCGCCGGCAGAACGCGGATTAGCGCGGCGGTGAACGGCCTGTCCGGCGGCAGAACTTCCGTCGTAACGATGTAGGTAGAACCCCAGATTGCGGGGGCCAGCGCCGTGAGGATCACGTCACGCCAGTAATGCAGTGAGGATGTAATGTTCATGACTTTACCTTCAATTCAAGATATCATCAGTCTGTCGATCGATTATCTTGAAGTCAAGACAAATGAGTATACCAATGAAAAATCGTGAACATGATGCCGTGGATGGCATTCTGCAACAGTGGCAGCGCGAGCGCCCCGACCTGGACGCCAGCCCGATGGGGCCAATCGGGCGCATTAAACGCTGTGCCGCCCTGCTTCAGCACAAGCTGGAAGCAACCTTTGCCAGATTCGATCTGAGCATGTGGGAGTTCGATATGCTGGCCGCCCTGCGCCGTTCGGGTGCGCCTAGCCTCAGCCCGACCGAGCTGTTTTCAACGCTG
The sequence above is a segment of the Erwinia sp. SLM-02 genome. Coding sequences within it:
- a CDS encoding nitroreductase family protein codes for the protein MNSSVQNAIESRVSINRFQADRPLDDETITGLVELATKAPTAFNMQNWRFIAVRSAEGKNKLKDSAWGQQKIVDASVAFIICGTLSAHQQLAAALQPSVDAQIMEQRTVDGWVKQASASHENDAVLQRDEAVRSASLAAMTLMLAAEGMGLGSCPMIGFDAGQVAKDFALLPTELPLMVVVVGYPQENNWPQKPRKSVAEVLTLV
- a CDS encoding EamA family transporter, with the protein product MNITSSLHYWRDVILTALAPAIWGSTYIVTTEVLPPDRPFTAALIRVLPAGLLLLLFTRRIPLRRDWWRLVVLSALNIGVFQALLFVAAYRLPGGLAAVLGAIQPLLVMVLAWAVDRRAPAQITLWSAVAGVIGMAVLLLSPQTVFEPTGVIAALLGAACMATGVWLTRRWQLDLPVLSLTGWQLVIGGLMLAPIAWLADAPLPALTPPQWFAYAYLSLAGALLAYGLWFRGITRLPGVAVASLGLLSPLAAVALGWIVLSQSMTGTAFIGLLVVLASVFAVQWTTVRRSK
- a CDS encoding ATP-binding cassette domain-containing protein; the encoded protein is MPVHCRFTELSVTFNDSPLFQNISGTLTQQNQGLTGINGCGKSVLMSLLALRRRPSAGTIDWLTPFYYVRQLTRLAGLTVADAMGIADVRAAFLRVENGSADADDYDLLADKWDYPYRWQSLLDSAALGHVSLESPSARLSGGEQTRLALCRAFLQPGCFLLLDEPENHLDSAGRRWLIEQLQRHPTGSLTISHDRRLLNEMQRICELSAAGLVEYGGNYSNFALQKERQLNALRSEEKQLQSGLRKEKDELQRALEKKAQRRRQGDRIRSSGSQSLLLLDMKKNKAEKQQSKLTQRHERVMDRLEQQRRSVNDRIERVTPQMLAFPYRDEQKRVRVNCQRLVLPFGSAQPISLTVSGGEHWHIAGRNGSGKSTLLKVLAGQLSAASGSYSLHGHWRYLDQHLNLLNTALPVVDALCEFEPLITAESWRTRLGALRIRGDKSQIPLGQLSGGEQLKVMLLALTCSSPLPDILLLDEPDNHLDLDSRQLLEGVLKSYRGALLLVSHDEAFVEHCGVTQRVQL
- a CDS encoding sugar phosphate isomerase/epimerase family protein, which gives rise to MIKALHGISTHYCNVITETRIAAETGYDGLEFLHYKLLRYLENGGTTAALKKHVHGYGLQTACLNALIDIERHQREERRTLLAEATQLTRIAADLECPTIQILAQHAIDHLPQAQILDIMTENIAEIASIGQQYGVRYQIEVIAHTKFNTLNQALEVIRRVSQPNIGLVIDFWHLFATGATTPEDIRQLDPALIFGVHFCDGRKPQAGEAWEETVLRAYMPGEGDIDIQAWTDAVLATGFDGVWSAELFSPARWEMDHAVLAKDVIDNMSRYITVCHNCTR